Proteins from one Rosa chinensis cultivar Old Blush chromosome 7, RchiOBHm-V2, whole genome shotgun sequence genomic window:
- the LOC112177218 gene encoding SWI/SNF complex component SNF12 homolog produces the protein MNNNNNNNQAKNVAVPPHFGNPGAVPQSIPINHQPHLLSQTQPQAQGASHFPGHFQLSEPQAQALAQAQYVNAHAQAQNQAAHAQFQLQAQAQSLAQLHNASPGVSSPSIATPSTGTAKRANQKPPSRPQGSSQANTGPLFKNMELTPAARRKKRKLPDKQIPDKVAALLPESGLYTQLLEFEARVDAALARKKVEIQESLKCPPRVQKMLRVYVFNTFENQTPTNPEKKDAHSPTWSLKIIGRLLEDGRDPVVAGMPQKSRVKFSSLFKKITIYLDQSLYPDNPVILWESARSPALHDGFEVKRKGDKEFSAVIRLEMNYVPEKFKLSPALTEVLGIETETRARVIAAIWHYVKARKLQNPNDPTFFMCDPPLQKVFGEEKMKFSMVSQKISMHLSPPQPIHIEHKMKLSGNCPAGTTCYDILVDVPTPLEKEMSAFLASTERNKEIDACDELICASIKKIHEHRRRRAFFLGFSQSPAEFINTLIASQSKDLKLVAGDASRNAEKERRSDFYNQPWVEDAVIRYLNRKSAGSDAPGST, from the exons atgaataataataataataataatcaggCCAAGAATGTGGCAGTGCCGCCCCATTTTGGCAATCCCGGGGCTGTGCCGCAATCTATTCCCATTAACCACCAGCCGCATCTTCTCTCTCaaacacaacctcaagcacaAGGTGCATCGCATTTTCCTGGGCACTTTCAGTTGTCTGAGCCCCAAGCGCAGGCACTTGCACAGGCACAGTATGTGAATGCTCACGCACAAGCTCAAAATCAAGCCGCCCATGCCCAATTTCAGTTGCAAGCTCAAGCTCAGTCTCTTGCCCAATTACATAATGCCAGTCCGGGTGTTTCGTCACCCTCCATAGCAACGCCAAGCACAGGAACTGCTAAGCGGGCTAACCAGAAGCCACCTTCTCGGCCTCAAGGTTCATCTCAGGCCAATACAGGTCCACTGTTTAAAAACATGGAGCTTACTCCAGCTGCTCGTAGAAAGAAGCGAAAGCTACCTGATAAACAGATACCAGATAAAGTGGCTGCACTTCTGCCAGAGTCTGGTCTATATACTCAGTTGCTTGAATTTGAGGCTCGTGTTGATGCTGCTTTggcaagaaagaaggttgaaatcCAGGAATCACTTAAATGTCCTCCCCGTGTTCAGAAGATGCTTCGAGTTTATGTATTCAACACCTTTGAGAACCAGACACCAACAAATCCTGAGAAGAAGGATGCACATTCCCCTACTTGGTCTCTTAAGATAATTGGGAGGCTATTGGAAGATGGGAGGGATCCTGTGGTGGCTGGAATGCCACAGAAGTCAAGGGTTAAATTTTCATCCCTCTTCAAGAAAATTACCATATACTTGGACCAAAGCCTCTATCCAGACAACCCTGTGATTTTGTGGGAAAGTGCTCGTTCACCTGCTCTTCATGATGGCTTTGAGGTGAAGAGAAAAGGGGATAAGGAGTTTAGCGCAGTAATACGATTAGAGATGAATTATGTGCCCGAGAAATTTAAACTTTCACCAGCTCTGACTGAAGTTCTGGGAATTGAAACGGAGACTCGGGCAAGAGTTATTGCTGCTATTTGGCATTATGTGAAAGCCCGGAAGTTGCAGAACCCTAACGACCCTACCTTCTTCATGTGTGATCCCCCTCTGCAgaaagtttttggagaagagaagATGAAGTTTTCTATGgtttcacaaaaaatatcaatgCACTTATCTCCTCCGCAGCCTATACATATAGAGCACAAAATGAAACTTTCAGGAAACTGTCCAGCTGGAACTACTTGCTATGATATACTGGTTGATGTACCTACGCCGTTAGAGAAGGAAATGTCGGCATTCTTGGCAAGCACTGAGCGGAACAAAGAAATTGATGCTTGTGATGAATTGATCTGTGcttctataaaaaaaatccaTGAACATCGTCGGCGGCGGGCTTTCTTTCTTGGTTTCAGTCAGTCTCCAGCAGAGTTTATTAATACTCTGATTGCTTCCCAGAGCAAGGACCTAAAGCTTGTTGCTGGAGATGCTAGTCGTAATGCGGAAAAGGAGCGCCGCTCAGATTTCTATAATCAACCCTG GGTTGAGGATGCTGTTATTCGTTACCTGAACCGCAAGTCTGCTGGAAGTGATGCTCCCGGAAGCACTTGA
- the LOC112175139 gene encoding 60S ribosomal protein L17-2, with translation MVKYSQEPDNNTKSCKSRGSDLRVHFKNTRETAHAIRKMPLVKAKRYLEDVLVHKQAIPFTRFCRGVGRTAQAKNRHSNGQGRWPVKSAKFILDLLKNAESNAEVKGLDVDSLFISHIQVNQARKQRRRTYRAHGRINAYMSSPCHIELILSEKEEAVKKEAETQLTSRKTAKTRAVAV, from the exons atg GTGAAGTATTCGCAAGAGCCGGACAACAATACCAAGT CCTGCAAATCCAGAGGCAGCGATCTCCGCGTTCATTTTAAG AACACAAGGGAGACTGCCCATGCAATTCGCAAGATGCCTTTGGTCAAGGCCAAAAGGTATCTGGAGGATGTTTTGGTCCATAAGCAGGCCATTCCATTCACTCGCTTTTGTCGTGGAGTAGGACGAACTGCTCAGGCCAAGAATCGCCATTCAAATGGACAGGGACGGTGGCCTGTTAAATCTGCCAAATTCATTCTGGACTTGCTTAAGAATGCCGAGAGCAATGCAGAG GTGAAAGGTTTAGATGTGGATTCGCTCTTCATATCTCATATCCAGGTGAACCAGGCCAGGAAGCAGAGGCGTCGCACATACCGTGCTCATGGAAGAATTAATG CTTACATGTCATCACCATGCcatattgagttaattttgtcAGAAAAGGAGGAGGCTGTCAAGAAAGAG GCCGAAACTCAGCTGACTAGTAGGAAAACAGCGAAGACTAGAGCTGTCGCAGTTTAA
- the LOC112177355 gene encoding LOW QUALITY PROTEIN: elongation factor 1-delta 1 (The sequence of the model RefSeq protein was modified relative to this genomic sequence to represent the inferred CDS: substituted 1 base at 1 genomic stop codon), whose translation LLSRSYITGYQASKDDITVLAALAKPPSSEYVNVLRWYKHIEALLRISGVSGEGCGVTIKGDAPVIAAETKASAAEEDDDDVDLFGEETEEEKKAAQERAACVKASAKKKESGKSSVLMDVKPWDDETDMQKLLEAVKNVQMEGLHWGASKLVPVGYGIXKLQIMLTIVDDLVSVDTLIEEHLTVEPINEYVQSCDIVAFNKI comes from the exons TTACTTTCTCGGAGTTACATCACTGG GTATCAGGCTTCAAAGGATGATATCACTGTGCTTGCAGCTCTTGCAAAACCCCCATCCTCGGAATATGTGAATGTGCTGCGATGGTACAAACATATTGAGGCACTTCTGAGGATTTC TGGTGTTTCCGGAGAAGGTTGTGGTGTCACCATCAAGGGAGATGCTCCTGTCATAGCAGCTGAAACAAAG GCCTCAGCtgctgaagaagatgatgatgatgtggaTCTTTTTGGTGAAGAAACCGAAGAGGAGAAGAAGGCTGCTCAAGAACGTGCAGCCTGCGTCAAGGCATCTGCAAAAAAGAAAGAGT CCGGCAAGTCGTCAGTTCTGATGGATGTCAAACCATGGGATGATGAAACCGACATGCAAAAACTTTTGGAAGCAGTAAAAAATGTTCAGATGGAAGGTTTGCATTGGGGAGCAT CCAAACTTGTACCTGTTGGGTACGGGATATAGAAGTTGCAGATAATGCTAACAATTGTTGATGACCTGGTCTCTGTGGACACTCTCATTGAGGAACATCTCACAGTTGAACCAATTAATGAGTATGTCCAAAGCTGCGATATTGTAGCCTTCAACAAAATAT GA